One window of Brassica napus cultivar Da-Ae unplaced genomic scaffold, Da-Ae ScsIHWf_738;HRSCAF=1070, whole genome shotgun sequence genomic DNA carries:
- the LOC106416671 gene encoding protein PIN-LIKES 6-like: MITRILSDLMDMPTAVAAGESVLGTIKIAVMPIAKVFTMCFLGLLMASKYVNILPPSGRKLLNGLVFTLLLPCLIFSQLGQAVTLHKMLQWWFIPVNVVLGTISGSLIGFLVATIIRPPYPYFKFTIIQIGVGNIGNVPLVLLAALCRDKSNPFGDSEKCSIDGTAYISFGQWVGAIILYTYVYQMFTPPPEGFDGEEENLPLKNAASPDQVPLLTQNYPKDTPPAQARLPVQSAEPREREDSKITHIFVYLYEKLKLKQIIQPAIIASILAMILGAIPFTKKLIFTNNSPLFFFTDSCMILGDAMIPCILLALGGNLINGPGSSKLGFKTTAAIIVGRLVLVPPAGLGIVTLADKLGFLPAGDKMFRFVLLLQHTMPTSVLSGAVANLRGCGRESAAVLFWVHIFAIFSMTGWMVLYINILF, encoded by the exons ATGATAACGCGGATCCTCTCCGATCTCATGGATATGCCAACGGCGGTTGCTGCGGGTGAATCGGTACTGGGTACAATCAAGATCGCTGTGATGCCAATAGCTAAAGTGTTCACCATGTGCTTCTTGGGTCTTCTCATGGCCTCCAAGTACGTCAACATCTTGCCTCCCTCCGGAAGAAAACTCTTGAACGGG TTGGTCTTCACGCTTCTTCTGCCATGCTTGATCTTTTCCCAGCTCGGACAAGCCGTCACTCTCCACAAGATGCTTCAgtg GTGGTTCATTCCGGTTAACGTTGTTCTTGGTACAATCTCAGGGTCGTTAATAGGCTTCCTTGTTGCTACCATTATTCGGCCTCCTTACCCTTATTTCAAGTTCACAATCATACAAATCGGAGTTG GTAACATTGGTAATGTCCCTCTTGTGTTACTAGCGGCTCTATGTAGGGACAAATCCAACCCTTTTGGTGACTCTGAAAAATGTAGCATTGATGGCACTGCCTATATCTCTTTTGGTCAATGG GTTGGTGCCATCATCCTCTACACATATGTGTACCAGATGTTTACTCCTCCCCCTGAAGGTTTtgacggagaagaagaaaatctaccTTTGAAAAACGCTGCTTCTCCAGACCAAGTCCCCTTGCTTACTCAGAACTATCCCAAGGACACTCCACCCGCTCAAGCTCGCCTCCCTGTACAGAGCGCCGAACCTAGAGAAAGAGAGGATTCAAAGATTACACACATCTTTGTTTACCTCTATGAGAAGTTGAAACTAAAGCAAATCATCCAACCTGCAATAATTGCTTCT ATTCTTGCCATGATACTTGGTGCAATACCTTTCACAAAGAAGTTGATATTCACAAACAATTCAcctcttttcttcttcacaGACAGTTGCATGATTCTTGG GGACGCCATGATACCGTGCATCTTGCTGGCACTTGGTGGCAATCTCATCAACG GACCAGGAAGTTCTAAACTTGGTTTCAAGACAACAGCGGCGATTATAGTTGGACGGTTGGTGTTGGTGCCACCAGCAGGGCTAGGGATAGTGACATTAGCAGACAAACTTGGGTTCCTTCCAGCTGGTGACAAGATGTTTAGGTTTGTGTTACTTCTACAGCACACAATGCCTACCTCTGTGCTCTCAGGTGCTGTTGCCAACCTTAGAGGATGTGGAAGGGAGTCAGCTGCTGTGCTCTTCTGGGTTCACATCTTTGCCATCTTCTCAATGACCGGATGGATGGTATTGTATATCAACATACTCTTCTAG